In the genome of Raphanus sativus cultivar WK10039 chromosome 4, ASM80110v3, whole genome shotgun sequence, one region contains:
- the LOC108828994 gene encoding RING-H2 finger protein ATL52-like, which translates to MDGIVSTTRTVNYESKTHAVIDSQISGSFSILIRQVERSFVRLNSIRCENLLSQKTLPASAAIVFEIPPSFLLAGEEICSGYVCNALSKTIIDSWIQGLILPQICKEAIELSKTGHGFLVEAQVEAVKETYINDVVDLNDYDSKGQRIPIKPVCPICLKEFVHSTSTIITKLRCCNHCFHRDCILTWLRRNHSCPTCRDDIHNPRPKKHISKTVCLGQKPMAIKYSEA; encoded by the coding sequence ATGGACGGCATCGTGTCAACGACACGGACTGTAAACTATGAATCAAAGACGCATGCCGTCATTGACTCTCAGATTTCAGGGTCATTCTCGATTTTAATCCGACAAGTTGAACGGTCTTTTGTGAGGCTTAATAGCATTCGTTGTGAAAATCTGCTATCACAAAAGACCCTACCTGCATCAGCCGCAATCGTGTTCGAGATCCCACCTAGTTTTCTTCTTGCTGGGGAAGAAATTTGCAGTGGTTATGTGTGTAACGCCTTGTCTAAGACAATCATAGACAGCTGGATTCAAGGGCTCATCCTTCCTCAAATCTGCAAAGAGGCCATTGAACTATCCAAAACAGGTCATGGTTTCTTGGTTGAAGCTCAAGTTGAAGCGGTCAAAGAAACATATATCAATGACGTTGTTGACTTAAACGATTACGACTCTAAAGGTCAAAGAATACCAATAAAACCAGTTTGTCCAATCTGTCTTAAGGAGTTTGTTCATAGTACAAGCACCATCATCACAAAGTTGCGTTGCTGCAACCATTGTTTTCATAGGGATTGTATTCTCACGTGGCTACGCCGCAATCATTCATGTCCAACTTGTCGTGATGATATCCACAATCCCCGACCAAAGAAACATATCTCAAAGACGGTGTGTTTAGGTCAAAAACCCATGGCCATTAAATACTCAGAGGCATga